A genome region from Hymenobacter tibetensis includes the following:
- a CDS encoding energy transducer TonB family protein, producing MLSAIRLWPIGCAVLLLSGVASAQTSYNRWDARPPDAITKPVRPTASAPARKDTATSVVLTTPEGKTMTVVCLPSFPGGQFAFQSYINKRLKKPKGPRQRGAVQVTFTVLASGEVSGAQVKPGDGLSPAYDTALLEAVTGIPKFSPCSRNGSSKAMEVTYPYQFE from the coding sequence ATGTTATCAGCAATACGTTTATGGCCCATCGGATGCGCTGTTCTTCTGTTATCGGGAGTTGCCTCGGCGCAAACTTCCTACAACCGCTGGGATGCCCGGCCACCTGATGCCATAACCAAACCTGTCAGGCCGACTGCCTCAGCTCCAGCTAGGAAGGACACTGCTACTAGCGTAGTGCTAACGACACCCGAAGGCAAGACTATGACCGTAGTATGTCTCCCATCATTCCCTGGCGGACAATTCGCCTTTCAATCTTACATAAACAAAAGACTGAAAAAGCCGAAAGGGCCTCGGCAACGGGGAGCCGTACAGGTAACCTTCACTGTGCTTGCGTCCGGCGAAGTTAGCGGTGCTCAAGTGAAGCCCGGCGACGGCCTAAGCCCGGCTTACGACACAGCCTTATTAGAAGCCGTAACTGGCATACCTAAGTTTTCCCCTTGTAGTCGTAACGGCAGCAGCAAGGCAATGGAGGTAACGTACCCTTACCAATTCGAATAA
- a CDS encoding polyprenyl synthetase family protein: protein MDLSFFTDKLTAGLAGLHYGDQPTALYEPIRYIMALGGKRIRPLLTLLGAHVFTDDLDSVVKPALGVEVFHNFTLLHDDIMDQAPLRRGQPTVHEKWNANVAILSGDVMLVRAYELFFDVRPDLLPTVLRRFSQTAAEVCEGQQWDMNFETETEVSIGQYLDMIRLKTAVLLGFALELGALLGGASATAADHLRQFGVGIGLAFQLRDDLLDVYGDAATFGKRVGGDIVSDKKTFLLLTAQAQASATQQAVLARHIGQPVLSAEVKVHAVRSVYNELEIRSQTEALINDYFQDALQHLERVEAPETRKAPLLQLALQLMDREQ, encoded by the coding sequence GTGGACCTTTCTTTCTTTACCGATAAACTTACGGCTGGTTTAGCCGGCCTGCACTACGGCGACCAGCCAACGGCGCTCTACGAGCCTATTCGCTACATCATGGCCTTGGGTGGCAAGCGCATCCGGCCGCTGCTCACGCTGCTTGGCGCCCACGTCTTCACCGACGACCTGGATTCCGTAGTGAAACCCGCGTTAGGAGTGGAGGTCTTCCACAACTTCACGCTGCTCCACGACGACATCATGGACCAAGCTCCGCTACGCCGCGGCCAGCCTACGGTGCACGAAAAATGGAACGCCAACGTGGCCATCCTGAGCGGCGACGTAATGCTGGTTCGGGCCTATGAGCTCTTCTTTGACGTACGGCCCGACCTGCTACCCACCGTGCTTCGGCGCTTCAGCCAAACCGCCGCTGAGGTGTGCGAAGGCCAGCAGTGGGACATGAATTTCGAAACCGAAACCGAAGTCAGCATCGGGCAATACCTGGATATGATACGGCTGAAGACGGCCGTGCTCCTAGGCTTCGCACTGGAGCTAGGAGCCCTGCTCGGCGGAGCCAGCGCTACCGCTGCCGACCACCTACGCCAGTTCGGAGTAGGCATCGGCTTGGCTTTCCAGCTCCGCGACGACCTGCTCGACGTATACGGCGACGCGGCCACGTTCGGCAAACGCGTCGGCGGTGATATTGTCTCCGATAAAAAGACGTTTCTGCTGCTTACGGCCCAAGCCCAAGCCAGTGCTACGCAGCAAGCCGTATTGGCCCGGCATATCGGCCAGCCTGTGCTGAGTGCCGAAGTAAAGGTGCACGCCGTCCGGAGCGTCTACAATGAGCTCGAAATTCGCTCTCAGACCGAAGCTCTCATCAACGACTACTTCCAGGACGCTCTGCAACATTTGGAGCGCGTAGAAGCGCCCGAAACGCGTAAAGCTCCTTTGCTGCAGCTTGCGTTGCAGCTCATGGACAGGGAGCAGTAA